In Streptomyces longhuiensis, the following proteins share a genomic window:
- a CDS encoding phosphonatase-like hydrolase, protein MIELAVFDMAGTTIEEHGAVYEALRHAVESTGVTVDAQDLQTWMGTDKREAIDALVRLGGGTPDAELVERQYAVFRTFLKERYEVVPPQPIARADKALAELRARGIKVALTTGFSADVALPLLASLGWSTGEGGNLDAVVTADEVVRGRPAPYMIHRAMEKTGVVDVRKVLVAGDTAVDLQAGHHAGAAIVVGVLTGQLPRTELELNPHTYVLDSVAEVPGLAEVTAAE, encoded by the coding sequence GTGATTGAACTCGCCGTCTTCGACATGGCAGGCACCACGATCGAGGAGCACGGCGCGGTGTACGAGGCGCTGCGCCACGCCGTCGAGTCGACCGGCGTGACGGTCGACGCGCAGGACCTCCAGACGTGGATGGGCACGGACAAGCGCGAGGCCATCGACGCGCTGGTCCGACTCGGCGGCGGCACCCCCGACGCGGAGCTGGTCGAGCGGCAGTACGCGGTCTTCCGCACGTTCCTGAAGGAGCGCTACGAAGTGGTCCCGCCGCAGCCCATAGCCCGGGCGGACAAGGCCCTCGCCGAACTGCGGGCCCGGGGCATCAAGGTCGCCCTGACCACCGGATTCAGCGCCGACGTCGCCCTTCCGCTGCTCGCGTCGCTCGGCTGGTCCACGGGTGAGGGCGGCAACCTCGACGCGGTCGTCACCGCCGACGAGGTCGTCCGCGGCCGTCCCGCCCCGTACATGATCCACCGGGCGATGGAGAAGACCGGCGTCGTGGACGTCCGTAAGGTGCTCGTCGCGGGCGACACCGCGGTCGACCTCCAGGCGGGGCACCACGCGGGCGCGGCGATTGTCGTCGGCGTCCTCACCGGCCAGCTCCCGCGCACGGAGCTCGAACTGAACCCGCACACCTACGTGCTGGACAGTGTCGCCGAGGTACCGGGCCTCGCCGAGGTGACGGCCGCGGAGTAG